The following are encoded together in the Cynocephalus volans isolate mCynVol1 chromosome 4, mCynVol1.pri, whole genome shotgun sequence genome:
- the MMP3 gene encoding stromelysin-1, which yields MKSLPILLSLSVAVCSAYPLDGTARGEDDSMDFVQQYLENYYNLAKDVKQFVRRKDSGPVVKKIQEMQKFLGLKVTGKLDSSTLEVMHKPRCGFPDVGHFSTFPGTPKWMKTHLTYRIVNYTQDLPKDDVDSAMEKALKVWEEVTPLTFSRIYQGEADIMISFAVGEHGDFAAFDGPGKVLAHAYAPGPGINGDAHFDDDEQWTKDTKGANLFLIAAHELGHSLGLYHSANTDALMYPLYNPLTDLARFRLSQDDVNGIQSLYGPPPASPDDPVVPTESVPPGPETPTMCDPALSFDAVSTLRGETLFFKDRHFWRKSFRTLEPEFDLISSFWPSLPSGVDAAYEVTSKDTVFIFKGNQFWAIRGNEIQAGYPRDIHTLGFPPTVRKIDAAISDKEKKKTYFFVEDKYWRFDERRWSMEPGFPKQIAEDFPGVDSKVDAVFEAFGFFYFFSGSSQLEFDPNAKKVTRVLKSNSWFNC from the exons ATGAAGAGTCTTCCAATCCTCCTGTCACTAAGTGTGGCAGTTTGCTCAGCCTATCCATTGGATGGAACTGCAAGGGGCGAGGACGACAGCATGGACTTTGTTCAG CAATACCTAGAAAACTACTACAACCTTGCAAAAGATGTGAAACAATTTGTCAGAAGAAAGGACAGTGGTCCTGTTGttaaaaaaatccaagaaatgcAGAAGTTCCTTGGGTTGAAGGTGACGGGGAAGCTGGACTCCAGCACCCTGGAGGTGATGCATAAGCCCAGGTGTGGATTTCCTGACGTTGGTCACTTCAGTACCTTTCCTGGGACACCGAAGTGGATGAAAACTCACCTTACTTACAG GATTGTGAATTATACACAAGATTTACCAAAAGATGATGTTGATTCTGCCATGGAGAAAGCTCTGAAAGTCTGGGAGGAGGTGACTCCACTTACATTCTCCAGGATTTATCAAGGAGAGGCTGACATAATGATCTCTTTTGCAGTTGgag AACATGGCGACTTTGCCGCTTTTGATGGACCTGGAAAAGTTTTGGCTCATGCATATGCACCGGGGCCGGGGATTAATGGAGATGCTCACTTTGATGATGATGAACAATGGACAAAGGATACGAAAG GAGCCAATTTATTCCTCATTGCTGCTCATGAACTTGGCCACTCCCTGGGTCTATACCACTCAGCCAACACTGACGCTTTGATGTACCCACTCTACAACCCACTCACAGACCTGGCCCGGTTCCGCCTTTCTCAAGATGATGTGAATGGCATCCAGTCCCTCTATG GAcctccccctgcctcccctgATGACCCTGTGGTGCCCACGGAATCTGTCCCTCCAGGACCTGAGACGCCCACCATGTGTGATCCTGCTCTGTCCTTCGATGCAGTCAGCACTCTGAGGGGAGAAACGCTGTTCTTTAAAGACAG GCATTTTTGGCGCAAATCCTTCAGGACACTGGAACCTGAATTTGATTTGATCTCTTCGTTCTGGCCATCTCTTCCTTCAGGAGTGGATGCTGCATACGAAGTTACTAGCAAGgatactgttttcatttttaaag gaaatcagtTCTGGGCCATCAGAGGAAATGAAATACAAGCAGGTTACCCAAGAGACATTCACACCCTGGGTTTTCCTCCAACCGTAAGGAAAATTGATGCAGCCATTTCtgataaggaaaagaagaaaacatatttctttgtAGAGGACAAATACTGGAG ATTTGATGAGAGGAGATGGTCCATGGAGCCAGGCTTTCCCAAGCAAATAGCAGAAGACTTTCCAGGGGTGGACTCGAAGGTTGATGCTGTTTTTGAAGCATTTG